AAAGCAGGACACGATGACTGTCTATTATTTTCATTTATCCCTTCGCACGTCGGAAGTGAAGAACCACTTATACGGGGCTTCACGGTTCGCCCAGCTTCACCCTTTGTGTGAGCTTGTTACGTTCACGGAGAGCGGTCTGTATTAATGCACCACTCCTCGTGGTTCGGGTATGGAGATACGTGACATGCGATATGTCATTCTCTTTTGCTTGTGTCTGAGGCAACGCCAACTGTACTCTTGAAATTGGCAAAATTACGTTTTCTGTATGCGCGCATGATCTATAGGCCACGGCAATGTTACAACATAGCCACTGATTGCGAGCACTACATGATCATATGTCGCCAACATATCTATAAGGTGCGTTTTGTATAGAACTTTTAGATATCGACATGCAGCGCAATACCGCTACTTGTGGCTGGGTAACTTAAAGagagacatagagagagagaggaaagccaAGGAGGTTAAccttctggtttgctaccctgcacgtgagttgggaaagaaagaagggagaagcAGAAGAGGTGAAAAAAATCAGGAACTACTAAAGGCATTCACTGAATCCGGTAAATCGCAAAAAACAAGGACAACAATTCTTTAACAGCCTTCTGATAGGAAGTAGGTAGAACTTAAAGGGGCGCATATTACTTGCGGGGAAACTCAAAATGTGCACTAACCTAATAAACGCAATTCCGCTGATTAATTGTTCAGCTGAGCACTTTAGTCCGCTTCGTGAAATTGCAGCATTGAAGTGGGTCAGTGCTCGGGACATGTTTATTTAACAGGAATACCGCGACTGGCGCCGTTTAGAGGCATTCGTCGTTAATGTtgcggcgaggggggggggggggaggtgaagagataagtagaaggcagggaggttaaccagaaaaacgtctggttggctaccctaaaccgggagaatgggaaaggggaaacaaagataacagggagaggagaaaaggaaagaaggaaattgcggtgagttcgctgatgtgtgtggtcttacagaaattgcattaatagccacagatggtcgcacaagcccgtcgtccttaagaagcccaaaagcgccttcaccgctttatgggctgACGGGcaatgggggcggtgttccagcagcacctgcacagaaagcggcagattgtccagtttttggaaacctttggcaagttcttgtctctcaggggtgtatcgtggacagtggcacagcaggtggtcgatgtttccttcggtgccacagaccgcGCATGCTACagtgtcagtcactccaattaatgtagagtatgcctttgcgaaggcaactcctaaccaaaggcgacagataAGCGTAGCTTCAcatcgaggaagtccgagtggaggtagGAGTTgaagggaggggtttagtcgatgcagtcgtgtcagtcttaagtttggcgagttccactcggtcagtgtgagactgcgtgccaggtgtcgaagctgccttgcgacgtctgtcctcgaaagcggaattgaaTACCTCTTGATGCCCCGCGTTTTGTTTCGATGATGATGTATAGGAtttattggtgcaagggccaggtctggccaaagagtgccaagcACGTGATGATGAGTTTTCGATGTAACAATGAATTGTGAGTTGGtagatgtaacatggctgtataTGGGCCCAAAATTTAatcactgtcatcatcatcatcagcctggttgcgcccactgcagggcaaaggcctctcccatgcttctccaacaaccccggtcatgtactaattgtggccatgccgtgcctgcaaacttcttaatctcatccgcccacctaactttctgccgccctctgctacgcttcccttcccttgggatccagtccgtaacccttaatgaccatcggttatcttccctcctcattacatgtcctgcccatgcccatttctttttcttgatttcaactaagatgtcattaactcgcgtttgttccctcacccaatctgctcttttcttatcccttaacgttacacctatcattcttctttccatagctcgttgtgtcgtcctcaatttgagtagaacccttttcgtaagcctccaggtttctgccccgtaggtgagtactggtaagacacagctattatatacttttctcttgagggataatggcaacctgctgttcatgatttgggattgcctgccaaacgcaccccaacccattcttattcttctgattatttccgtctcatgatccggatccgccgtcactacctgccctaagtagatgtattcccttacgacttccagtgcctcgctgcctattgtaaattgctgttctctcccgagactgttaagcattactttagttttctgcagattaatttttagacccactcttctgctttgcctctccaggtcagtgagcatgcattgcaattggtcccctgagttactaagcaaggcaatatcatcagcgaatcacaagttattaaggtactctccattaacttttatccccaattcttcccaatccaggtctctgaatacctcctgtaaacacgctgtgaatagcattggagatatcgtatctccctgcctgacgcctttctttattgggattttgttgcttgctttatggaggactacggtggctgtggagccgctatagatatcttccagtatttttacatatggctcatctacaccctgattccttaatgcctccatgactgctgaggtttcgactgaatcaaacgctttctcgtaatcaatgaaagctatatataagggttggttatattctgcacatttctctatcacttgattgatagtgtgaatatggtctattgttgagtagcctttacggaatcctgcctggtcctttggttgacagaagtctaaggtgttcctgattctatttgcaattaccttagtaaatactttgtaggcaacggacagtaagctgatcggtctataatttttcaagtccttggcatcccctttcttatggattaggattatgttagcgttcttccatgattccggtacgctcgaggtcatgaggcattgcgtatacagggtggccagtttctccagaacaatctgtccaccatccttcaacaaatctgctgttacctgatcctccccagctgccttccccctttgcatatgtcctaaggctttctttacttcttccggcgttaccttcgggatttcgaattcctctagactattttctctcccattatcgtcgtgggtgccactggtactgtataaatctctatagaactcctcagccacttgaactatctcatccatattagtaatgatattgccggctttgtctcttaacgcatacatctgattcttgccaattgccTAATCACTGTAAAGGGTGTAAAATATATAAACATTAAATTAATGGCAATGGCTGGAGATGTGCGCTATGTCCATATTTTTTCCCCACAAAAGCATGCACTGTGCGCTGCGCGCGTCAAAGCTGGCTTAAATTCCTGTGCTTATTGTGGTGGTATTAGCTAGCGCCAATCTCAGAATTCCAGCTAAATGGACACACCATCGATCGCTTCAATTCCGCAAGTATCAGACGTGCCGTGTAGACATTAATTAAAAAGCTAGTTGTTGGGCTCTCATTTAATAGCAGAGCGGCTCACTGCAACTTGCCCAAAACACAACGCAAGCGTCTCCCGTCGGAGGACTCTACGGTCTGCCTCTATTATAGtaaatattttctctctctccaaaTTATGCAGCCCAAGTGCCGGAATCGCGCTAGCTGGAAAGTGAATGCTTAAGACTGAAAAGTCTAGGTACGTCTCCGACACAAACGCTGCAACCGCATGTTGTTTTGGGTGGGCAAATTCAACGGCGTAGCGAGCGAGATCTATCCGGCTTCAGCTGTATGCTCCAGCAGGTAAAAAAGGTACATGGTCTACAAGACAGCGTCAATCGTGACATAGAAAGGCATCAAACCTTCTCTCTCGCACGTGTCGCACATGTATACCTGCACGCAAGGTGAACAGTTGTTCTGTTCGTCAGCAATCGAGGGAGATTCGCGCGTTGCGTTTACCTCGCGTACTTTCTCCGCAAGCTCAGGGACTTCGGCGTTCGCTCTCCCTGGCCGGCAATGTGAAACACTGGCAGAGAAGAACCACAACGCATTGCGAGCAGCAGAGGAGAGAAAACAGAGCTCACCAAGCGAGGCAACCGCGACAAAACCTCGCCCCTCTCTCCGCGTGTCATTAGGAGCGAACAAAGCAGCCAGCGGAACACTGCGCCAGCGGATCAAGCACGGAATAGAGCACGCTGTCCGGCTGCCAGAATGTCGCGAAGGAACACCCACGCAGTGCCGGCGAGGCGACAGTACGCGACGCGCAGCGTGCGAGGCAGCCGACCCTGCGATCCCTTGTCCAAGGCGCCGCACTTGGATGCTCGCCGAGACCGCGCGAGTGGAGGCGGCTGAGTGCAAGGTTCTCCGCGGCGTCTCATTGCAAACGTAATTACCACGCGCAGAGCCCCATTGTGCGGTCAGCGAAGCGCAACCACCGCGCAGAGAGTGTCTTCACTGAGCACGCTGCGTGTCTCGCGGCACCGAGAAGCGCGAGTCCCGAGGATGCTTTGCTAATGAATGAAGCGCGTGCGCTGCGCTCCAAGGGTGAGGCCGCGACACCCACGGATGGCCGGGCGGGCTCGACGACGACTGTGTCTTGACAGCCGAGTGACCCACTTGAAGGCTGGCGGCGCACTATTAGCGGACGAGACGAGCGCCGACGTGGCGACCACCCGCCGGTTGACACGCGCTCTTCTGGAGGTCGCGTCACGTTCGCGCTCCTCACGGGGAGTGCAAAGGCCAATGCCACCACCCAGCGGTGTTATAGAGAAAGTGGTCCAAACCCCTTCACGCGTTTCTTCGAATACTCCAGCACACTGTGCGCCTGTCAGCACGTTTGCTAAGGAGGTGGACACATTTGCCCTTTGCCCCAGTGTGTAGATTTACAGCCAACTCGCGGACACTCTTGTGGCTAGCCTCCCCGCCTTCGCTCTTTGATTATCACTTTTCTGCATATGCAAACCTTTTAAATTTCCGAAATCGCATACCAGTTTTTACCACTACACCTAGCTACAGTGGTAACGTTGTTACGCGATAGAAAAGTTCATGCAATCCATTGCTGAATCACAACATAAATTATGGGAGCGTTCAAAGGATCATCGCAAGCCTGCCTGCCTTCTAACGATGGGAACACAAATAAAAGTGATTTTCTTGACAACAGGGGCGCAGAAGGTGATGGCCCTGCATAGTGCGGCCAAACATCTTGAGAAAAAAGGCGCCACCGAGATGATAAGCTGACGTTTAAAATGAATGAGAGCTCAAGTGACCTCCTATAAGGAATCAGAAACCTGCGATATTTCGTGCACATACCAAACTGGTGGTTCTTAGAAGTGGTCAATGTCGAGATTACATCGACATGCTTTGGATTCAAGGTACGCTCGCTTCCCGAGCGCTCTGGTTAGCTTGATTAGGCCGTCGACGACCACAAAACCACCTGTAGTACAAGGTTTGCTGTGCGAGCTGCGCCTGTCAGATAAGCGGCCAAAGCTCACCACGTATACAAACATGTATGACCGGCCTCTTATTTACACACACTCCTCCTTGGTCCTCTCGCAGCTTATTCGCGGTCACAGCGCGAGGAATGTGCGCGCTGGCCCGAGCGCGAACGGATCAGGCGGCCTGAGAGGCGCACGCGGAGTTCAGCGCACCCGACTGACGGGAGAGCCTCCACCGCTGACGGACAAGGTCGGCGGGCCGGGCGCTAAAAGCGGCTGCAGGCCAGCGCCGCGCGCGCACGTTGTCAGCCAAGGGCGCTGCATCACCGCTAACGTCGCATCCTGCGGCTGCCAGCTTGCGCGATCGGGTTCCCCGTTGCCCCCCTCCACCGGCCGAAAACGGGCCGACACGTTTTCTGGAACTGCTATCAAGCTAGCGCAAGACAAACAAGAATGCCGCGAAGCAAGACGCCGTGGAAACATTTAAAGCAGCAGCTGCCCCGAGGGGGTTCGGCGCTCAGTAGGTCAGCGGCACAGCAGCGCCGAGGAGGAAGGCTCGCCCTCGCGCAGCGGCGAGGAGGACGACGCTCGCTTGGCCGCCGGAGCTTCTCCGCGGCCTTCATTGACGCCGCCGGCACGGACCATGCGGCCACGATGATCCTGCAGAGGAATGTGTTCAGGCTCGAGCTTCTCGCTCGGGTGCCAGCGGCAGCCAAGGCTCCGTCGGACGATGACTGCCTCCACTTGGCCAAGAAGGCGGCCCGCAGCATCGACGAAGGGCCGCTTTTCCTACTGCTCGTGGACGGCGCCAAGGTGAAATCCAAGAGTGAGCAGGGGGCACAGGTCAGGAACCACGGCACGCTGCTCACTTGCCTGTTCGACCCCGAGGAGCCCCGCGTCGTCACCACCATCTTCCTCCTGGACGACGACGGTAGCGGCGACAGAAAGAAGGAAGTGGCCGTGTGGCGCGCTGCCACCGAAGAAGAGGCACGGGCGCTGTGCAACTTCAAGGACCCTTTGCCCGAAAACGAGTCGCTCAGCAGCGACACCCTGTCGTCCCTGAATTCCCTCTCTTCGACAGGCTCCTCGGACAGCCTCA
This Dermacentor albipictus isolate Rhodes 1998 colony chromosome 1, USDA_Dalb.pri_finalv2, whole genome shotgun sequence DNA region includes the following protein-coding sequences:
- the LOC139055831 gene encoding uncharacterized protein → MPRSKTPWKHLKQQLPRGGSALSRSAAQQRRGGRLALAQRRGGRRSLGRRSFSAAFIDAAGTDHAATMILQRNVFRLELLARVPAAAKAPSDDDCLHLAKKAARSIDEGPLFLLLVDGAKVKSKSEQGAQVRNHGTLLTCLFDPEEPRVVTTIFLLDDDGSGDRKKEVAVWRAATEEEARALCNFKDPLPENESLSSDTLSSLNSLSSTGSSDSLKTSSSRQVLVAASRSASRDRRADSRQREAPKLLPPPPGEQERSGRKSDSSRKESSRKLPHLWTAAANSLKRAPQILVRPAGNQTLQPGPSSWMRWSPPRVPVMCFTPFGRPLVNQDGRGYHPNVPTQLPHHAKGNSRNAATALHSPQRSMLRSGSLSSQESGGSDNEGHHQATECDHHSRHRSKKVVTFNYMTKVQFM